In Nodosilinea sp. PGN35, the genomic stretch GGGTCGTCTACCCCCTCGGGCAGCGGCGGCGCGGCAACCTCGGTGCGCTGCTCGATCGCCTCCTGCTGAAGGGTAACGGCCAGCTCATTCAGCCGGTTCCAAAAGCGGTCTTGCAGCTTGAGGTCTTTGAACCCCATGGCCTCGTGGGAGATGAGCTGGGGGGCAGGGCCACGGGGTGGGCCACCGGCCCGAACGGGGGACTGGCCCGTCAGCGCCGCCGCCGGATCCTCCAGCCGGGGGGGCGACGCAATGGGGGGGAGACTGAGCCCGCGAACCGGCTCTGGGCTGGGCGCAGCGGGGACTGGGGACTCTGACTCTGGGCTGCCGTCGGCGCGGGGCGCGGGGCGAGAGCGTCCCATCGGCGGCAGCGACGGCTGGCGGGCCGCCGCCTCGTGGGGGGAGGGGTAGTAAATTTTGGGCGGTAGCTCAGGGCTGCTGCGGGGCAGGGTCAGAATGGGCATTTCCCGCGGTGGGGCCGCTCGGCCCGCAATGTCCCAGGTCTTTAGGTCGAGGGCCGGGGGCGAGGCGGCACCCTCCTCGGGGGCCTTGGCTTTTGGGCCATCGGCTTCTGGCCCATCGGCGGGAAAGACAACGTTGAGATCGGCTTCGGTTTCGGCCTGGTTGGCGATCGCATCAAACAGCGAGGCTACATCTACCGTCACCGTAAACCGCTGCACCGCCACCACCTCAACCCCGCTCAGCAACCCCACCTCCCCCAGCAGCAGCCGGGTAGACAGTCGGGTGGGCACCGTCACCGCCAGGGTGACGCTGGCGGGCAGCGCTGGTGTCGCCAGGGCTGCCGCCGCCAGCGCTACGGTCGCCGCCGTCTGGGGGTCGGTCAGCCGCACCACCAGCGACAGCTGAGCATTTTGGGGCTCCTCGGCGGGGCCGCTCACGGTGGCCGTTAGCTCTAGACTCTCGCCCTCGCCCCCAAGGAGGGCGGTGTGGGGCAGGGCCAGCCCGTAGGGCCAGGGGTCTGTGCCTGGGTCGGTGGCCATCCGGGTGTGGAAGGCATCCATGGCGATCGCAGCGGCCTGGAGGTCAAGGGCCGGGGCAGTTGCCGTCTCCACCGCTGCGGGTGTACTGGCCGCACTGCCCTCGTCGGCAAACCAGTCGCCCTCGGCGGCGGCGTCCTGGCCCACCACCTGCAACTGCACCGCGTAGCACCAGTCCGGAGGCATCTCCGCCCCAGCGCTACTGCCGAGGGCGACTCCCACCGGGGGCGAGTCGGAGGCGATCGCCCTGGCGCAGCGAATATCCCAGGAGCCCTCGCCCAGGTGGGTAAAGGGCATCACCACCATCAGACCATTGGCGTTGGTCTGCCCCTGGCGACGCAGGGTCCGCCGCCGAGGAAGACGGCGATCGGGGCCGGGCCGCTGGCCCTCGGCCAGCACCTGACCAATCTGAATCTGTACCGGGGTGTTGGTATGGCTGGTGTGGGCCATGACGCGGTAGCGGCCCTCCAAAATTTCCACCTGGGACGCATCGAGGGGCAGCCAGCTCTGGTCGCCCTCCTTTTGCAGCAGAAATTCCCAATACCCCATAGTTCAAGTCCTGAGTTTGGTCACAGGCTGGTTTTGTCACAGCTGGTTTTGTCACAGTCTGTCGGCAACCAGGCTCCATGATGTTTCAGGATACTCCCTAGCGACAAACCTGTACTGTTTACCGTGGCAAACATTCCGGTTCTAACCGTAGCAACGCCTACATTTTGACAGAGACAGCAGTCTACCCCGCTACAGAGGGTGTTTTCTAGACCGCCCCCTAAGCTGTAGAAGTAACCTTTCAGGAGACAATTACGTATGTCTATTGAAGATAGAGCTAAAGCCACCGCAAAAGATCTAGAAGGCAAAGTTCAAGAAGGCGCTGGTAAAGTGACCGGCGATCGCGAAGCTCAGGCCAAAGGTAAGGCCAAGCAGGCTGAGTCTGATGTGCGTCACGGCGTGGAAGATGCCAAGGACAACGTCAAGCGCGCCATCGACTAGTGGCTCAGCAGCGCTAAGTCAGGTAATTTAACTTAAAAAGGCTCCGCTCCCTACAGGGGCGGAGCCTTTTTTGTCGGCTGGGGCTGGGGAACCTGGCCGTCACAGCCGCCCTGGGGGCTCTTAAAGGGCCTATACAAAGGGCGCTCAGGGGGTGCTCAGGGGATGCTCAGGGGTTTAAAATCTCGTTGAGCTCTGCCTCACTAGCTCGGAACCCCACCAGTACCGCCTGACCGTCTTTGACAAACAGAGGTCGTTTCAGCAGCATGGCATCGCGGCTAAAGGCGTCAATCCACTCGGGGTCGCCCCAGGTCTGTTTATCGTCGCCCAGAGCTCGGTAGGACTGCCCCGAGGTATTGCGCATGGGCCTGCTGCCCAGGGCCTCTACCCAGGCCGCAACCGTGGCCCGGCTGGGAGGCTGTTCTTTGGTGTTGATAAAGTCGTAGGCAATGGCGTGGCTGTCTAGCCACTGCCGGGCTTTTTTGCAGGTGCCGCAGGTGGGAATGCCGTAGACCGTCAGCGTCATAGCAGAACGAAATGGGTGCAGAACGAAACGGGTGGGGAACCTAGAAGCATTGACGGGAGTTAAAACACCAAAAACGCCCCGGCGATCGAGACGTCTTTGGCGATTTAAACGTCAGCGGGACAGCCCGCTGACCTAGTTGTCGTAAACCCGGCACTCATCGGCTTCGGGGTTACTGTCGCAGTAGGCTTCCAGGGATGTTTTGTCGGTGCCTTTGTCGCGCTGGTGAGAGGCCTCGGCCTGGAGCTCTTCCACTGCATCCCAGGCGGCTGCGCACTCCTGGGAGGTGCCGCCGGAGGCGTCGCAGGCGGCCCGGGCACCTGCAATCTCTTTTTCAATGCGCTCTTTGATATTCTCGCTCATGTCCTTTCTTTTACCGTATGTGTACAACTGGCAGGGGGGGCCTGCGCCTGGTCAGCCAAGGGCAACCGTCGATGGGGTTGGCCGTTCTCAACTCCAGGATCAGTATACTTCACTGGTTCGGAGGGCCTGGCGCTGACAACTCTACCCCACAATGGGAGGGTTACGCCCTTGACAGGAGTCAAGATTGCCCCGACCGCACCAAGTATAAGTACTCACTACCATTCTACACATCTTCCTCAGACCGTTGGTAACCGCTGAACATTGTGGGCTGGGGCAGTTGGGCCCAACAACACATCCGCCTTGAGCAGCCCCAATTCAAAACGGCGATCGCCGGGGGGCATGACAGGGCAACGCCCTACAACTTGGGGTATACAGGCAGAATTTGGGGTGGAGTACTCAGCGCCCTCGCGATAGCTGACTCGGGAGGGGGAATTTAGGGGAAGGAGCAATCCGATCTAGACTGGAACCACTCAAGGAAGGGGCATACCCCATGACCGACATTCCCCAACTCGACTACTCTGCTATGGAGTGGGCCAATGCGGTTTCCACAAGTCCCTCCCTGGAGGGAGCGGTAAAAGACGTTGTGGAACAGCTCAAGCACCGACTGACGGCGGCCCCCGACCTGGGTCTGGTGTTTATTTCGTCCTCGTTTACCAGCGAGTTTGCCCGCCTGCTGCCCCTGCTGCACAGCCTGCTGCCGGTACCGGCCCTGGTGGGATGCAGCGGCGGCGGCATTGTGGGCATGGATGCCCACGGTCACCCCCAGGAACTGGAAGACACGCCGGGCCTAAGTCTGACGCTGGCGCGGCTGCCTGGGGTCTCGGTGCAGAGTTTTCATCTGTCGAGCGATGACCTGCCCGATCTGGACAGCCCTCCCGACGCCTGGGCCGAGCTGATTGGGGTAGCCCCAGAAGCCAACCCCCAGTTTATTTTGATGGCCGACCCGTTTTCGTCGAATGTGACCGATCTGCTGCAGGGGCTCGATTTTGCCTACCCCACGGGCGTAAAGATTGGCGGACTGGCCAGCGTGGACGGGTTCAATCGCCACAGCGGTCTGTTTTGCGATCGCACCCTGCACACCGAAGGCATTGTGGGGGTGGCCCTGGCCGGGCCGCTGGTGCTCGACACCATTGTGGCCCAGGGGTGCCGCCCCATCGGCCCCGTCTACCGGGTAGATAAGGCCGAACGCAACATTCTGCTCACCCTGGCTGACCCCGCCGGGGACTCGGCGCGCCCGCCCCTGGAGCTGCTGCAAGAGCTGTTTGAGACGCTGCCGGAGGGCGATCGCCAGCTGGCCCAGAGTTCTCTGTTCATCGGCGTGGCCCAAAACAGCTTTAAGCTCAGCCTCGACCCCGGCGACTTTCTAATTCGCACCCTGCTGGGGGTTGACCCTAAGATGGGGGCGATCGCCGTGGGCGATCGGCTGCGCCCTGGCCAGCGGGTGCAGTTTCACCTGCGCGATGCCCGCACCTCCGCCACCGATCTCGAAACCCTGCTGCAACGCTACCAGCAGCAGTCCCCCGCCTCCACGGCCCCAGCGGGAGCGCTGATGTTCTCCTGCATGGGGCGCGGGGCCGGGCTCTACAACCAGGCCAACTTTGACTCGGGCCTGTTTGCCCAATACCTGCCTGGGCTACCCCTGGGGGGATTTTTCTGCGGCGGCGAGATCGGCCCCGTGGGGCAGACGACGTTTCTGCACGGGTTTACGTCGGTGTTTGGCATTTGTCGGCAGCCGTAGGGCAGATGCGAAGCCAAACCATTCAAACCTTAAAACTCAGAACTTAAAACTCAAACCTTATAGCCACAGTCACACTGGTTAGGACACTCAGAACCCTCTAAAACGTTCAAACGCTTGAACGTTCATTTGGAAAATGTCTCAACCGGACTGGCTATAGCTATAAAACTTTTCCCCTACCGCAACCCCAGCGCTGGCGAGGGCGTCAGGCCGTCGATCGTCAGGGTGTAGGTAATGGCACTGGTGCCGATGCCCTGCCAGCCGGTGATCACCCCGTCGGCATCGAGGATGGGTCGGTGCTGGGGGGTGGTGACGGCGGCGTAGTATACGCCCGTGGCGGTCAGAGGAACGGCGGCCAGGCGGGGTGAGTGGGTGGCGGTGGAGCGGGCTTCGGCCAGCAGGCGGCCCGTGGCGTCAAACAGCCACAGCAGAGCCGCGTCGTCGGTGTAGAGCAGGCCGGGCCGCTGCTGAATGACGGTCAGATCGAGGTCGGCGCTGTCGCCCTGGGCACCCAAAAAGGCATAGATGTCGATGCGGCGGCTGACGGCTCCGGTGGTGACGCCGCTGCCGCTGCGGGTGTTGACGCGCCGGGCCTCGGCCAGGGGGGCCAGGGGCGTGGCGGCGGTAACGCCCAGCCCGGCCTGCCAGAGGGCTTCATACTGGCGCAGGACTTGGTCTGGGACCACCCTGGGGCTACCGCCACCGACGCTGGAGTATACGCCGAGGTCAAAATCTAGCGGGCGACCGCTGTAGCCGGGCAGGCCAAACCCGGCCAGTACGGGTTCACAGCCATCGATGGGGCTGACTACGGTCTGGTTTTGGCGAAATAGCTGCATCTGGCGGCGAAAACCCACCAGCTGGGCGCGGGTCTTCAGGGGCAGATCGGCACCTTCTTCAAGCTGGCTGGCGTGGGCGATCGCGCTGTCCCAGTCGTTGAGGCAGACCGCCAGCTGTAGCGCCGCCTGCCGCGTCGCCGTCGTCTGGCTGCGGGCCGGGGTGGCGGTGGCGAGGGCGACCACCAGAGCAATCATCGACCGGCGTATCCATGACCTAACCTTTATTGCCCCGCTCATTTCTGGCTCCTCTAGGTACTGCCCCACGGGCTGCTCTCACTGTACCCACAAGTCTACCGAGGCTCGCCCATAGTGGGCCAAAAACTTGTCGCTGCCGGTTTCCTGCCGCCGCTGCCAGGCCCACAGCTGATCGCCCAGCGAAAAGTGCCACCACTCGTTGGGGTGACGGCGAAACCCGGCGGACTCCATTACCTGGTTGAGCAGGGTGCGGTGGGCGTGCACCGCCTGGGCCCTGGCGGTCGCGGCGGCGGCAAAGTGGTTGGGGTGCGATCGCGGCGAGACCTCATCGATGGGCGACCCCATATCCACCGGGTCATCGGCTGCGGTCACCAGGGTAATATCCACCGCCGCCCCGGTGCTGTGGGGCGGCGGGGTGGCCGGGTCATCGCTGGGAACGGCCCAAAACTGAACTACCTCGGCCATCACCGCGTCGCGCTGGGCCGCCGTCAGGGCCTCGGCCTGCCAGCCCCGCGCCTGTACTTGCTCTAAAAAGGTGTGCTCCACCATAAACCGCTGCACCGCCAGGGGGCGAAAGGCGTCGAAAACTTGCAGCCGCCAGCCGGGGCGCTGCCCTTGCAGGCTGTGCTGGGCCTCGATCAGCGCGGCGAGCACCCCCGCCCGCAGGGAGTAGGGCGACTGGTCGCCGTAGGGTGCCCCCAGCACCTGGTAGGGGTGGGGCTGCACCAGCGCAAAGCGATCCCAGGGGATCGGCACCAGTGGTTCACCGCGATCGCAAATGGGCACTGTTTGGTAGGGCTTCATGGCGCTTTTCCCCGGCTTGAAAAATTTGTAAACAGTCTGTCCAATTTCATTTTCGATCGAGGAAGCTACCCCAAAAGCGTCGATAGTTATGTTCATCCCCATCAAACAGTTAGGCAAGGGCATCAGGAATCGAGATGAAGAGGGGCGCAGTGCTGGGGTTCGTCGGGCAGATCGTCGGGCTGATGGTCGGGGTAGGGCTGTGGGGCTGGTGGCTTGCCGCCCTGGGGGCTCCGGCCGCCCTGGTGGTGCTGGCCGGGCTGCTGCTGGTCTACGGGCTGGAAGCGGGCTGGGGCAGTGTGGTGCCCACCAGCGCCGCTGTTTCAGTGGCGATCGCCCTGGTGGTCACCTTCGACATCTTTCCGCCCTTTTGGCCCGACCACAGCCACTACAAATATTGGGCCTACACCGTGCTGCTGCTGTGGGCGGCTAGCGTTGCTCTGGTGTGTCTGCTGGCGGCGATCGGCCACCGGCTGCGCCCCCTGCCCCCCGCTATCCGCTGGGGTGGAAGACTGACCCTAGGGGCCAGTGCGCTGGGCATGCTGGGGCTAGGCTATCGGCTCTACCAGGCCCACTGGCCAGGGTGGATACTCTGGGCCTAGCACCTTTTTCCGTTAGCATCCAGCATCCTTTCGCCATTCCCGGCTCGGCCCTAAGCCCTCTAGCACCCGGTTCTCACCATGCCCATAAAAGCCTACTTTCAACAGTTGCGCCAGCTGAGTATGCCTGGCACCCCCGCCCAACGGCCCCTGCCCACCCCCGCCA encodes the following:
- a CDS encoding CsbD family protein, whose protein sequence is MSIEDRAKATAKDLEGKVQEGAGKVTGDREAQAKGKAKQAESDVRHGVEDAKDNVKRAID
- a CDS encoding Spx/MgsR family RNA polymerase-binding regulatory protein, giving the protein MTLTVYGIPTCGTCKKARQWLDSHAIAYDFINTKEQPPSRATVAAWVEALGSRPMRNTSGQSYRALGDDKQTWGDPEWIDAFSRDAMLLKRPLFVKDGQAVLVGFRASEAELNEILNP
- a CDS encoding Calvin cycle protein CP12 → MSENIKERIEKEIAGARAACDASGGTSQECAAAWDAVEELQAEASHQRDKGTDKTSLEAYCDSNPEADECRVYDN
- a CDS encoding FIST N-terminal domain-containing protein; protein product: MTDIPQLDYSAMEWANAVSTSPSLEGAVKDVVEQLKHRLTAAPDLGLVFISSSFTSEFARLLPLLHSLLPVPALVGCSGGGIVGMDAHGHPQELEDTPGLSLTLARLPGVSVQSFHLSSDDLPDLDSPPDAWAELIGVAPEANPQFILMADPFSSNVTDLLQGLDFAYPTGVKIGGLASVDGFNRHSGLFCDRTLHTEGIVGVALAGPLVLDTIVAQGCRPIGPVYRVDKAERNILLTLADPAGDSARPPLELLQELFETLPEGDRQLAQSSLFIGVAQNSFKLSLDPGDFLIRTLLGVDPKMGAIAVGDRLRPGQRVQFHLRDARTSATDLETLLQRYQQQSPASTAPAGALMFSCMGRGAGLYNQANFDSGLFAQYLPGLPLGGFFCGGEIGPVGQTTFLHGFTSVFGICRQP
- a CDS encoding M15 family metallopeptidase — its product is MKPYQTVPICDRGEPLVPIPWDRFALVQPHPYQVLGAPYGDQSPYSLRAGVLAALIEAQHSLQGQRPGWRLQVFDAFRPLAVQRFMVEHTFLEQVQARGWQAEALTAAQRDAVMAEVVQFWAVPSDDPATPPPHSTGAAVDITLVTAADDPVDMGSPIDEVSPRSHPNHFAAAATARAQAVHAHRTLLNQVMESAGFRRHPNEWWHFSLGDQLWAWQRRQETGSDKFLAHYGRASVDLWVQ